Sequence from the Lacerta agilis isolate rLacAgi1 chromosome 6, rLacAgi1.pri, whole genome shotgun sequence genome:
CTTTCCTCCACATTAAGTGATAAGCCAATACAAATAAATAGCTATGTCTAGTTAGCTGGCAATCAGGTGGATTCTTAATATTATGgtctagttcaggcttcctcaaactcggcccaccacatgtttttggcctacaactcccatgatccctaactagcaggaacagtggtcagggatgatgggaattgtagtctcaaaacatctggagggccgagtttggggaagcctggtctGGGTCAATAAACTAGAACTTTGCAATTACAGAGCATTTAAGAAGGAGAACCACTTAGAAATGCTTGGAGATCCAGGGGTCCATAGAACAGTGATATTCAAACACCAAACCTTCAGGATGAGACTCATTTGCAGAAGAACCACTTCTACATATTTGCCATGGAACCTCTTatgttgcaaaggattctggggcgGTCTATTTTGTTCATGCAAAGCTATGGTCATGCCTCTCGGTCCTCCCCACTGCCCTACACAAATAGAATATGCTCCCCTGAAACTGCATATCGCAGAGGGCCTGTTGCGGAGTGCTAACTTTATTTCTGGGAAGCTTGTTTGCCTTCTCATTGGGCCACTGCTGGAAAACTTCCAGGGAACAGGCTGATAACCACTGATTATAGGGTGTGTAACAGAGCAACCATTTCAAGATACCAAAGGAACCAGTACACAATTGTAAAAAATTGTTTGGGTAATCTTTGCTTCCCAATCCCAGGCAGTCATTGCCGTCCAACAGGGTTGACAAAACTGGACACAGCGCACTGGCTGTGTTACTTGAGTATGAGCAGTTTACTGCAAGCCTGAATTGCAAGGGCTCATGTGGTAAAGCTGTGAATTTCCTCAGCGGAAACACAGCcatttttttgtgactgtggccaAGTCACGCAGCTGGTTCGCTAAGCGTGTGGTGCaatccaggcaggcaaaaatgcCCAGATTCTTGAAAAAGAAACCCAATTTGTATCAGACCCTTGGTTGGTGTTGGTGTGTGTCTTCTAAAAATATTTCATCCAATTGCTATGATGCACTTACCACACTAAGGAAGGACAAGGCAATTAACAAAATGCTTTACGCCTTTTAGGTTTCACTCATGGGAGACTTACTAAGTTTCCAGTGACTCATTCATATAATATCCTCTTTTCtacatttccagcaactgtttcCGGTATTTTCCTTTGCTCCTTGAAAGGAGCCATATGCCCAGAAGTTATTGCAGCTATCACACTAGTAATTTTGGCAACGGAGCTGGTTTAAGACAGAGCGAGTTTTATTTCCTTCTATCCTGTGCAAAAGAAAACAACCGTGAGACAATGACTTGTGTGGCATTTGGGTGCATATTCTGTCGGGATTTTCTGTTATCTAGCTTTGTGTTACTAACGTTAGAGGGTGTGGAATAGAAGTACAGCTGTATCAGGTCAATCTAGCACAATCAGTATCCTGGAGACAAGAGGATGACTGCCGTATGTTTTCTCATAAATGTTCAGAGGATAATGCACACGAGAACTCGGGAGGGGTTAAAAAGCGTTTTTCCTCCCTCCAAAGTCTCCTATCTATGCCTAACCACAGTCTGAAGGGAAATGGTGCTAAAAGCAAGCTGTGAGCTCGTGCTGGTATTGGATACACGATGGAACTGGGTATGAGACACTTTACATAATGAGCCACATCGCAGAAGAGAGAAATCGCATCCAGCGACACTGGGGCTGTGCCTGACCGCCTATCAGGAAATGCTGCTTGACTCAGCAGTAAGTGGGTGCTTCACTGAAGGTAGGATGGAGAACTGGTAGTCCTCCGTAAGTTGTAGGACTTCAACTGCTATCACCCCCctcccactggccatgcttgctggggccaaTGAGAATTGTAAGGTCCATGGATTGCAATGCCCTGACTGAGATGTAGCCTTAGAAACAAGCAGCTTGCTGCTGCAATTTAAATTACagctgaaaaacactgctattGCTTTATCTTCAGAATATAATCCAAAACCGCTTGATGGGTCCTGTGTTTGAAGCTTGGGAGGTCAGCGAGTGGAAGAGaaactaagggggggggaaagtaagcaagaaaataaaacattcccaGGTCTGCTTcagatgtgacccccccccccacttcctaaCTCCAGTACAAACAACGGGGTTATACATCCAAGGATTAATCTGGATCTGCGAGATGTTATAGTTCACAAGGTttggtaaaaacaaacaacaaaaggtCAATTAACCGAAAGATCAAAATGTTGTCATTCACAGTCGGTTCCCTCTTGGAAAACGGCCTGCCTCTTTACGTTACAAATGGCAACAGCTGTGCCCAGTATGTAATTTTACACTGTTCTCCTTTTGGTTAACGATGCATGTTgttcttactttaaaaaataaacaaatctccaTTTCATGATCCCAAATTGTGCAGCCTACTGGAAAGCAACAATcttacccccccacccccaccccctaacaGCAATGCTAATACAACATAATGATGAACCAAGTCCCTACGGTCATAATGGCTAAAAGCCCTTTGCGTGTTTATTTGTACAATGCCATCTCTCCCAAACGCCTCCAGAAGCAAATGccgagatttaaaaaaaaagcgagagagagagagaaagaaatcctgTCACTGTTTGCTCGGCAACAGGGCAGACGTGGAAACTTCCGTTTCAGCCGTCATTCCTGGTCTCTGAAGGGAGGCTCGGAAACATGCCGCTCCCCTGTGATGCGTTGCTTAACTGGGACTTTGTTTTCATTAAGAACTGCGCCCTCCTGTACATCATCCTCTCCTGCTCTTGCTTCAGCTCGATGTACGAGCGCGAGAACGTGTGGAAGATGGACGTGACGGGAAAGGCCATGAGCAGGATGCCGCTGAGAATGCTGCTCAGGGCCACCACCTGACCCGGGATGCTCCTGGGTACCATGTCACCGTATCCCACCGTCGTCATGGTGATCACGGCCCACCAGTAGCTGGCAGGGATGCTGGTGAACTCCTGGGAGTCCGCCATCTCGTTCTCGATCACGTACAAGAGGGGCGCGAAAAGCGCGATGGCCACGCAGAGGAACAGCAGCAAGAGCCCGAACTCGCGGGTGCACCTGCGGGCCGTCAGCCCCAGAGTCTGCAGGCCCAGCGAGTGCCTGGCCAGACGCATGACGTACAGAATCCTCAAGGCACGCAGGATGCGGAGGACCAGGCCCACCTTGTCCAGGTAGATGTTGCCGGAGGTCGGCTTCTTGTTGCTGCCCAGCGAAGTGCTGTCCAGCAGTAAGGTGATGTAGTAGGGGAGGATGGCGACGATATCGATCAGGGTCAAGGGGTTCCTCAGGAACACAAACTTGCTGGGCGCCTGGATGAGCCTCAAGAGGAACTCCAAGGAAAACCACCCCACACAGACGGATTCCACCACGAAAATATTGTAGCACATCTGAGAACATTCGCCCtggagtgggagagaaggggaacgCGTGAGCAGTGAAGCGGCTGGCAGAAATGTTTTGCTAAGGACACAGAGGTTTGcccaatgcttttaaaaagccacctATGCAAGTCTATGTATGTGCTGCATCTTGACTTTATCatttatgtattcatttttaaaaaatattttaaggccACCTTTCTGGGTATTAAGACTTTCAAAATGAAAAACTCTCAACAATACAACAGAGCGTTCCTTGCTGATCTGCAACTTATACTAAAATGGATTAAAATGCAGTGTTCTGGCTGTTTTAAAAGTGCTTCAAAATCACCTACATCTTTCTCTTACTTGGTTTTCCCTTCCTAGGACATAACCAACCCCATTAATCCTGTTTAGCATCACTAGGCTTAAAATTTCACTAGGCTTAAAATTTCGCTTTAGAACATGCAGCTCTGTGGGGCAGCAACTACCAGCTCTTGTCAAATTTTCCACATGATTTGCCAGGACAGGTTATCCAAGTTTCATCAGAGtttacattttttatataaaaaagtttacAGATTTATATTATAAACTGCCTTATTACATAAACCATGCTAAACTTAGACATGGCCAGCTACACCCTTTTAATAAATCTGGACTCTGGATATTTGCTAAGCCCAGTGTGATCATGCCCTCACTTTCTTCGATGCTTGAGTGATTTTGGTGCAGTGATAGTAACCCTGTGCTTAATATTGCTGATGACTAGCTGTCTGCATAGCCAGATGTGACTGTGCCTGTTCATGTTGCTGTGTTAACCACACTTTGAAGTTGTACAGCTGGCATAGCTCATctggcagagcacgagactcttaatctcagggtcgtgggtttgagccccaccttggacaaaagattcctgtttggactagatgattcctgtggtcccttccaattctatagttctgtgattctatgatcaagggtaggaattttttttaaaaaaatgtttagggcagTATACCAAGACAGACAGGGGTTGAAAGCAGAAGCAGGTGGAGCTGCaacctttctctttgctgccccttctctttctctgcagGGAGGGTTAACTCTTCACTCCCTGAAGCCAGTGGGAAGCAGAGAACATCCTGCAACAGACACTTGAGGACCTCCAGTATAGAAGAACCCACTACCGAGGCAATAAAGTCTTTCTCCTCTTCGGTATGTTTCTTCACATGCTACACTGAACACGGGTGCAAGCTCTCTCCATAtgcacaagtgtttgtgtgagagTGCACTTGTTGATTTGCATAGCACAGCTATTTGTATGCATAAGCTGTATGTACACTTGCTGAATGCAATATGTGAGCATCcctaatgcatagctgtcaactttcccccccttttaaagggaaattccctttttccgaataggattcctcgcaagaaaagggaaaagttgacagctatgccctaatGTCACAGCCCTTTAGGCAGTAccatcacccaccccaccccccttcagttttctcttctccagtctaAACTTACTCAATTCCTTCAACTTTCTTCATGGGACTTGTTTTCCATATCCCTGACCatcattccttccctcctttg
This genomic interval carries:
- the KCNG1 gene encoding potassium voltage-gated channel subfamily G member 1, which encodes MTLLPGENSDYDYSALSCASDASFNPSFFAETETLKGVFYQRAKLIHPSEELYGSIRPEDRKHHIIINVGGFKYLLPWTTLDEFPLTRLGQLKFCNNFDDILNICDDYDVTCNEFFFDRNPGAFRTILTFLRAGKLRLLREMCVLSFQEELLYWGIEEDNLEWCCKRRYLQKMEEIAEMNEAEDEFADGENQCEAVAETKAGRCMKRLQDMVERPQSGIPGKVFACLSVLFVTITAINLSISTMPGLREEEERGECSQMCYNIFVVESVCVGWFSLEFLLRLIQAPSKFVFLRNPLTLIDIVAILPYYITLLLDSTSLGSNKKPTSGNIYLDKVGLVLRILRALRILYVMRLARHSLGLQTLGLTARRCTREFGLLLLFLCVAIALFAPLLYVIENEMADSQEFTSIPASYWWAVITMTTVGYGDMVPRSIPGQVVALSSILSGILLMAFPVTSIFHTFSRSYIELKQEQERMMYRRAQFLMKTKSQLSNASQGSGMFPSLPSETRNDG